The Clupea harengus chromosome 5, Ch_v2.0.2, whole genome shotgun sequence genomic sequence ACGGGGCCTCCATCAGCTGTCGGGATTAGATCAAGATATTGAGGTTACAGGAATGGTGTGGCTTACCAGCTGTTTTGTGAAGGGCTGCTTTTTTTCCTCAAAGGCAAAAATGGTTTGGGAAACCTCATTGGGGAGGGGAAAGTAACAGCCATCCTTATATGCTTAGTGATCTGATATGTGttaaaagggaaaaaatggAGTTGTGAATTGAGTGAAAATTGATTTCTGTAATCTTGTTGGTCCGTGAAGGGTTTATCTCCATAAGAGGAGCCTGGCTGCGTTTGTGGTTTAATATGTGCCATTCAGAACAGTTTATATTATGCTTTTGATGCTTTACAGATTAAACGTTTGGGTGCTATTTCAATGTAGGGTGTTGATTTTATTTTGGGATGTtctttgtgtattgtgtattgaaGGGCAGAGTGGTCTTCCAAGCATTTTCTTTTCTGGCATGCTGTGGCACTGCAGTGATTGAACTGAaagctcttttctttctttctttctttctctctctctctttttctctttctctctctctctctctttttctctctctcacatatacTGATATATAATCCTTTTTCTCTATAtggccctctctgtctgtctgactgtctgtctgtctgtctgtctgtctgtctgtctgtctgtctgtctgtctgtctgtctgtctctcccacaccaGGACTTTTCAGTAACATGACGATGGATTATGCCAAAATGTCTCTAAGTCTGCTGACCCCCACCTCAATATCCAGGTATGACCATATGGAATGTCCATGGTTGTCCCAACATTCGAAAGCACTCAGTGGCAGGTCTTGGCATTGGCTGCACTCGCAATGCCAGCTCTTGGAGTTTTCACAGGAATTTAACAGAGGGCACCTCCCTCCAGTGCAATCTTAACAGAACAGGCACAAAACTGTGTGTTTGCCAAAGGCGTCATGTGAGCGGGACTGCCACTAaaagctcttgtgtgtgtgaatttcacTGTAATTCAGCTGCGTTTTTGTGCATCCAACAGATGTGTGACTGCTGGCGTGGCAGCTAGCACTTCCATGACCAAGCAGCTGCTGACAGGCTCGCCCCCACGCCATAGGCCATTTCGAGTGGCCAACGCTGAGCGCACCGTCAAGAAGGGCATCATGGCCGACAGTCTGCGGGACCTGCTGGACAAGGTGATGGGAAAGCTAAAATAGCTGAGAGGGAGCTCTGTGAGTGGCAGGCTAGCAGAGGAGGCAGGTCTAGGCATTTTGAAAGGGGGACAGCATGAATAGCCTTTTTTTGATGTCACTGACAGCtccctttgccccccccccccccccccccccaaagtaATGCGCAGCTAGACATGAGTCAGTAACagatgaaagaggaagagggagggagagagagatggatgagtcAGAATGTGTTTGACGGAAGCCCAAGGAGAGAGATTGAATGATTAGCTTGTTGACAGGCTGGTGCCTGTACTTGATGTCATAGTGGACGGTTTCAGCAGTCTATCAGGCTTGACAGACAGTTTGAGCTGAcgtattgttttttgtttttgttttcttcagtCTTTTATAATAATCAGAATATCTTCTGACAAATTCATTTCATGACTCAACCCTTGGTCTACAATCCAAATTCCATTCTCCGCAGCCAATGAACATTTGTATTTTAAGAGTTTGTTTTTTAGGAGAGGTATGAATGAGTGTATAGATTTTTGTCAGGCAGTGCACTGGATTGTCAAAGTGGATTGTCCATTATGTGTTTTTTAAACATCTTGTTTGTCTTCGCCCAGGTGATGGAGGGACTGCATGTCTCTTGCGTGAGCGCATTGGTGCTCGATGAGGATGGTACAGGGGTGGACACAGAGGACTTCTTTCAGACGCTGCGGGACAACACAGTCCTTGTGGTCCTGGAGAAAGGACAGAAATGGACTCCTCCTGTGCAGGTAAGTGCTGCTCATTAGTATGGAGGCGAACAAACCCAGGACAAGtcctttgtttttcttcccGCAGGTAGACTGGTAAGACCTTTTACAGATCCACTGACAGATGCCAGGGAAATAAAAGAAGAGGCTTTACTGATGCAGATGCATTCTACGCATGTTGAATGTTTAATGCTTTGGATGCTCTTTTCTGAAATTAGAAAAGAAGTGATGCAGACAACTGCGACCCGGCGGACAATGAAGTGCCTCAACCTTTTCAGTTAatttcccccttcctctcacaaTTCTGCGGAGCATAAAGTCAGAATAAAGTCGCATTTAAAGTAGTGTTTACTCGGCGGCTTTTCAATTTGAATGCTGTTTGTCCACAGTGAATCATTTGCATAGTCACTTAATTGCGTCAGTAATGATTGGTTGGCACCTGAATGCCATTAGCcttcatgtttacttgtgtcCCTCATGCTGTGCGCCTTCCATTAGCATATGCCATTTCTCCACCTCTGTTGTCCGTCATCTCAGATCGTTTAAAAAGCGTTAATCTATATTCCGAGACACGCTAAATACATTTTCGGATGACAGAACCATGGGTGGGAGGTGACAGAGATTGGGGGTTGGGTTGCAGGgggagaagcagaa encodes the following:
- the cidec gene encoding cell death activator CIDE-3, whose product is MTMDYAKMSLSLLTPTSISRCVTAGVAASTSMTKQLLTGSPPRHRPFRVANAERTVKKGIMADSLRDLLDKVMEGLHVSCVSALVLDEDGTGVDTEDFFQTLRDNTVLVVLEKGQKWTPPVQTSLVNAQHVSRSPGCRKDVAKFTFDLYKNHPKEFIGCLNLKATLYGVYTVSYNLRCYEAKRMLKEALRWTLLTMQTTGHILLGTSCYMQGLLDEEEEQQAERHLKAPEGCHVPSYLWGKSGV